A genome region from [Limnothrix rosea] IAM M-220 includes the following:
- a CDS encoding metal ABC transporter ATP-binding protein — MTASFLDITVQNLSVTYSNTRLALYNANCHVEPGRITGLVGPNGGGKSTLFKSIMGFLKPTEGRVAIAGHSVKKAQKKQLMAYVPQSDEVDWDFPVSVFDVVMMGRYGYMNLLRIPSAKDRRLVMESLDRVGMVEFRDRQIGELSGGQKKRAFLARALAQQGKVILLDEPFTGVDVKTEKSIIDLLLQLRDEGHTILVSTHDLASISTFCDRTILLNKTILAEGTTAETFTEDNLVMTFGGLPMSSLQQLTQKPSQSEVDA; from the coding sequence ATGACTGCCTCTTTCCTAGATATCACAGTCCAAAACCTCAGCGTCACCTACAGCAACACTCGCCTAGCGCTGTATAACGCCAATTGCCATGTTGAACCCGGTAGGATTACCGGACTTGTCGGCCCCAATGGTGGCGGCAAATCAACTTTGTTTAAATCGATTATGGGTTTCCTCAAACCCACGGAAGGACGGGTGGCGATCGCCGGACATTCCGTCAAAAAAGCCCAGAAAAAACAGCTCATGGCCTACGTGCCCCAGTCCGATGAAGTGGATTGGGATTTTCCGGTGAGTGTCTTCGATGTCGTGATGATGGGACGCTATGGCTACATGAACTTACTGCGAATTCCTAGCGCTAAGGATCGTCGTTTGGTGATGGAAAGTTTAGATCGCGTCGGCATGGTGGAGTTCCGCGATCGCCAAATTGGAGAATTGTCCGGTGGTCAGAAAAAACGGGCATTTTTAGCACGAGCCCTAGCACAGCAAGGCAAGGTAATCTTGCTCGACGAACCCTTTACTGGCGTGGATGTCAAAACCGAAAAAAGCATCATTGATTTACTTTTACAATTGCGGGACGAAGGCCACACCATTCTCGTTTCAACCCACGATCTCGCCTCGATCTCCACATTCTGCGATCGCACAATTTTATTAAACAAAACAATCCTTGCAGAAGGGACCACCGCCGAAACCTTTACCGAAGATAATCTCGTGATGACCTTTGGCGGTTTACCCATGAGCAGCTTACAACAACTGACCCAAAAACCCAGCCAATCCGAGGTTGACGCATGA
- a CDS encoding metal ABC transporter substrate-binding protein: protein MVFVPHFRQKIALSSVLLGLWLVGCSPETAEVSTSAEQSEISTTATEQDDRKKVLTTFSVLADIAKNVAGDRLIVESITKIGSEIHGYEPTPSDLVRAQDADLILYNGMNLERWFEQFLGNLEDVPSVLLTEGIEPIPIGSGPYTDKPNPHAWMSPKNALIYVENIRQAFTELDPENADYYAANAEAYSAEIQAIADQLETDLSLVPAEQRYLVSCEGAFSYLARDYGLEEIYIWPINAEQQFTPKQVQTVIEAVKENNVPTIFCESTVSDEGQKEVAKASGARFGGNLYVDSLSTAEGPVPSYLQLLEYDARTIANGLLAGSQTQSD, encoded by the coding sequence ATGGTTTTCGTACCGCATTTTCGCCAAAAAATCGCCCTGTCTAGCGTACTCTTGGGTTTATGGTTAGTGGGTTGTAGCCCAGAAACAGCCGAGGTCTCCACATCCGCTGAACAATCGGAAATCAGCACAACAGCGACAGAGCAAGACGACCGAAAAAAAGTTTTAACGACCTTTAGTGTCCTTGCGGATATTGCCAAAAATGTGGCGGGCGATCGCCTGATTGTGGAGTCCATCACAAAGATTGGGTCAGAAATTCACGGCTATGAACCGACACCCAGCGATCTAGTGCGGGCGCAGGATGCCGACTTGATTTTGTATAACGGCATGAACCTTGAGCGGTGGTTTGAGCAATTTCTCGGCAACCTTGAGGATGTGCCCTCAGTCCTGCTCACCGAAGGCATTGAACCGATTCCCATTGGCTCTGGCCCCTACACCGATAAGCCGAATCCCCACGCTTGGATGTCACCGAAAAATGCCTTGATCTATGTCGAAAATATTCGTCAAGCGTTCACAGAACTTGACCCGGAGAATGCTGATTATTATGCCGCGAATGCTGAAGCCTACAGTGCAGAAATTCAGGCGATCGCCGACCAACTGGAAACAGACTTAAGCCTTGTGCCAGCAGAGCAGCGTTACCTCGTTAGTTGCGAAGGGGCATTTTCCTACCTCGCGCGAGATTACGGCCTAGAGGAAATTTACATTTGGCCGATTAATGCCGAACAACAATTTACGCCCAAGCAGGTGCAAACGGTCATTGAAGCAGTAAAAGAAAATAATGTGCCGACAATTTTCTGTGAAAGCACCGTGAGCGATGAAGGACAAAAAGAAGTGGCAAAGGCTTCGGGAGCAAGATTTGGCGGCAACCTCTACGTCGACTCCCTCTCCACAGCAGAAGGCCCTGTCCCCAGCTATCTTCAGCTCCTCGAATATGACGCGCGCACCATTGCTAACGGTTTATTAGCCGGGAGCCAAACCCAAAGCGATTAA
- a CDS encoding type II toxin-antitoxin system VapC family toxin, which yields MDVVCLDTNIVIWGIQQRSHPDRKNKIPQAMQLIANLQAAKNNVIVPSCVFAELLMGCNPKLKRQVSSELSKFSKIVPFDIAASYIFGELATEKWGFRKEMGLQREKMKFDMMIVATAVAQKAGIIYAGDGDIEKIVQGSEVAKSLQVRDMPPYQPGLFDGLHS from the coding sequence ATGGATGTAGTCTGCTTAGATACAAATATTGTGATTTGGGGCATACAACAAAGATCGCATCCAGATCGAAAAAATAAGATTCCTCAAGCAATGCAGTTAATCGCCAACTTACAAGCAGCAAAAAATAATGTAATTGTTCCATCTTGTGTTTTTGCTGAGTTACTGATGGGTTGCAATCCAAAACTCAAACGTCAAGTTTCTTCAGAGTTATCAAAGTTTTCTAAGATTGTTCCATTTGACATCGCTGCCTCTTACATCTTTGGAGAATTGGCTACGGAAAAATGGGGGTTCCGTAAAGAGATGGGTCTACAAAGAGAAAAGATGAAGTTTGACATGATGATTGTTGCTACAGCTGTCGCCCAAAAAGCAGGCATCATCTACGCAGGAGACGGCGACATTGAAAAGATAGTACAAGGTTCTGAGGTCGCTAAAAGTTTGCAAGTCAGAGATATGCCTCCTTATCAACCAGGCTTATTCGACGGTTTGCATAGCTAA
- a CDS encoding ABC transporter ATP-binding protein, translating into MKTISQALACTVAFTVFWPILAYLAGQIAEDIGAGNVQGIINLAGKAAIIFLIRGLVQYGQDTLMVAAALKIALQLRVKVYAHLHRLSLHYFETAKTGDLSYRLTEDIDRVGEVVNKIFHQFLPSILQLIVVLGYMFWVNWQLTCAALVIGPLMAVLIGAFGEKLLEFSRRSQNRTSNLSALLTEVFSGIRLVQAFAAEDYELHRFELEAEQNRKAKYKAAKIKALQFVVVGFLEAMSVIFLFFLGGWQISQQNLTAADFVAYVAAVALLIDPIQITTSNFNEFKEGEASVDRIFELMAVQPTVIEKPDAAELPHVTGKVEYRHVTFAYESNKPVLQGIDLLVKPGEMIALVGASGAGKTTFVNLLPRFYSPQGGQIFIDGIDTSSVTLKSLRQQIGIVPQETVLFSGTIAQNIAFGQTDIDMDQVKAAAKIANAHQFISEFPQGYHTYVGERGVNLSGGQRQRVAIARAVLLDPKILILDEATSALDAESEALVQEALERIMQDRTVFVIAHRLATIRSSDRILVLENGQIVESGNHDELLAQSGRYAQFHAQQFS; encoded by the coding sequence ATGAAAACGATTAGTCAAGCACTCGCTTGTACTGTCGCTTTTACAGTGTTTTGGCCAATTTTGGCGTACCTCGCAGGACAAATCGCCGAAGACATTGGCGCGGGGAATGTCCAGGGCATTATTAACCTTGCCGGCAAAGCCGCTATTATCTTTCTCATTCGCGGTTTAGTACAGTACGGACAAGACACCCTAATGGTCGCCGCCGCCCTCAAAATCGCTTTACAGTTACGGGTAAAAGTTTATGCCCATCTCCACAGACTGAGCTTGCACTACTTTGAAACAGCAAAAACCGGGGATTTATCCTATCGCCTCACAGAGGATATTGACCGCGTCGGTGAAGTGGTTAATAAAATTTTTCACCAGTTTCTCCCCAGCATTTTGCAGCTCATTGTTGTGTTGGGCTATATGTTCTGGGTGAATTGGCAACTCACCTGCGCGGCTCTTGTCATTGGCCCGTTGATGGCCGTACTCATCGGTGCCTTTGGCGAAAAACTCCTTGAATTTTCCCGCCGTAGCCAAAACCGCACCTCAAATCTCTCTGCTCTTTTAACAGAAGTTTTTAGCGGCATTCGTTTAGTACAAGCCTTTGCCGCCGAGGATTATGAATTACATCGCTTTGAACTAGAAGCAGAACAAAATCGCAAAGCCAAATATAAAGCCGCAAAAATTAAAGCTTTGCAATTTGTGGTGGTGGGTTTCCTGGAAGCGATGAGTGTCATTTTTCTCTTTTTCCTAGGAGGGTGGCAGATTTCCCAGCAAAATTTAACGGCGGCGGATTTTGTCGCCTATGTCGCGGCTGTCGCGTTATTGATTGATCCAATTCAAATTACAACGAGCAATTTTAATGAATTTAAAGAGGGGGAAGCGTCTGTTGATCGGATTTTTGAGCTGATGGCAGTGCAACCAACGGTCATCGAAAAGCCTGACGCGGCAGAATTACCCCATGTGACGGGTAAGGTGGAATATCGCCATGTGACCTTTGCCTATGAATCTAACAAGCCTGTTTTGCAGGGTATTGATCTACTGGTCAAACCGGGAGAAATGATCGCCTTAGTTGGTGCTTCTGGTGCGGGAAAAACGACCTTTGTGAATCTGCTACCACGTTTTTACAGTCCCCAAGGTGGTCAAATTTTTATTGATGGCATTGATACGTCATCGGTCACGCTAAAAAGTTTGCGCCAACAAATCGGCATTGTGCCCCAAGAAACGGTTTTATTTTCGGGGACGATCGCCCAAAATATTGCCTTTGGCCAGACTGATATTGATATGGACCAGGTTAAAGCGGCAGCAAAAATCGCCAATGCGCACCAATTTATTTCGGAATTTCCCCAGGGTTATCACACCTATGTGGGTGAACGGGGCGTTAATCTTTCTGGTGGTCAGCGGCAACGGGTGGCGATCGCCCGGGCGGTATTACTCGACCCGAAAATTTTAATTCTCGACGAAGCGACCTCTGCCCTCGATGCGGAATCTGAAGCCTTAGTTCAGGAAGCATTAGAACGCATTATGCAAGACCGTACTGTATTTGTGATTGCCCATCGCCTCGCCACCATCAGAAGCAGCGATCGCATTCTTGTTTTAGAAAATGGTCAAATCGTTGAGTCAGGCAACCACGATGAACTCCTCGCCCAAAGTGGTCGTTATGCCCAATTTCATGCTCAGCAATTTTCGTAA
- a CDS encoding aspartate aminotransferase → MSVDWITRADRLSALPPYVFARLDELKARAKEQGLDLIDLGMGNPDGFAPKEAIDAAIAAFETARFHGYPPFEGTASFRNAITTWYKRRYDVELNPDSEALPLLGSKEGLAHLALAYVNPGDTVLVPSPSYPAHFRGPLIAGADVYEIILKPEQDWLIDLSSIPEEVAHRAKILYFNYPSNPTTASAPREFFEEVVEWAHKYKVMLVHDLCYAELSFDGFKPTSLLEIPGGDEIGVEFHTLSKTYNMAGWRVGFVVGNSDIIQGLRTLKTNLDYGIFSAIQKAAEAALGLPDSYIHGVQERYRDRRDCLIDALGEIGWKVKPSNATMYLWVPVPPSMNSTDFALYVLRTTGVVVTPGNAFGKGGEGYVRMSLIAPCDRLRYAISLWRKAGIHYDMPAPQA, encoded by the coding sequence ATGAGTGTAGATTGGATTACGCGAGCTGACCGTCTCAGTGCTTTACCTCCCTATGTGTTTGCCCGTTTGGATGAGCTGAAGGCGAGAGCGAAGGAACAGGGATTGGATTTGATTGATCTCGGCATGGGCAATCCCGATGGGTTTGCACCAAAGGAGGCCATAGATGCGGCGATCGCCGCCTTTGAGACCGCGCGTTTCCATGGTTATCCGCCCTTTGAGGGGACTGCGAGCTTTCGTAATGCCATCACCACTTGGTACAAGCGTCGCTACGATGTGGAACTAAATCCGGACAGTGAAGCTTTGCCTCTCTTGGGTTCAAAGGAGGGCTTAGCTCACCTTGCCCTCGCCTATGTGAATCCGGGGGATACGGTTTTAGTGCCGAGTCCGTCCTATCCGGCTCATTTCCGTGGCCCGTTAATTGCGGGGGCAGATGTGTATGAAATTATTCTCAAGCCAGAACAGGATTGGCTAATTGACCTCAGCTCGATTCCGGAAGAGGTTGCCCACCGCGCCAAGATTCTTTATTTTAACTATCCCAGCAATCCCACCACTGCCTCTGCCCCCCGCGAATTTTTTGAAGAGGTTGTCGAATGGGCGCATAAATATAAGGTGATGCTCGTCCATGATCTTTGCTATGCGGAGCTATCCTTTGATGGGTTTAAGCCGACAAGTTTGCTCGAAATTCCCGGTGGTGACGAAATTGGCGTTGAGTTCCACACTCTCTCGAAAACCTACAATATGGCAGGTTGGCGCGTCGGTTTTGTTGTTGGAAATTCCGACATTATTCAAGGTTTACGAACGCTAAAAACGAACCTTGATTATGGTATTTTTTCTGCGATTCAAAAGGCGGCGGAGGCTGCCCTCGGACTACCGGACAGTTATATCCACGGGGTACAGGAACGTTACCGCGATCGCCGAGATTGTCTCATAGATGCTCTCGGTGAAATTGGCTGGAAAGTCAAACCTTCGAACGCCACGATGTACCTTTGGGTTCCGGTTCCCCCCAGCATGAATTCCACGGATTTTGCTCTCTATGTCCTACGCACTACAGGCGTGGTTGTGACTCCCGGCAATGCCTTTGGCAAAGGTGGAGAAGGCTATGTGCGCATGAGTTTAATCGCCCCCTGCGATCGCCTCCGCTATGCCATTAGCCTCTGGAGAAAGGCCGGAATTCACTACGACATGCCTGCACCGCAAGCGTAA
- the hisA gene encoding 1-(5-phosphoribosyl)-5-[(5-phosphoribosylamino)methylideneamino]imidazole-4-carboxamide isomerase, producing the protein MEVIPAIDLLGGQCVRLYQGDYDQAQVFNDNPAQMAKTWAAQGATRLHVVDLDGAKQGSSMNLDAIKSIVEALDIPVQVGGGLRNVASVERLFEVGVERAIIGTAAVENPELVTELCGKYPGRIAVGIDARNGKVATKGWLETSEVMATDLAQRMATQGVAAIIYTDIHRDGTMAGPNIDSLRELAATIDIPVIASGGVSSQADLVNLVALEGLGVTGAIVGRAIYTGDVNLTAAIKAVGSGRLQDILPNDGTAIA; encoded by the coding sequence ATGGAAGTTATCCCCGCGATCGATCTCCTCGGCGGCCAATGTGTCCGACTTTACCAAGGCGATTATGACCAAGCTCAGGTTTTCAATGACAATCCTGCTCAAATGGCAAAAACATGGGCAGCTCAAGGGGCAACTCGCCTCCATGTGGTTGATCTCGATGGTGCAAAACAGGGTTCTTCTATGAATCTTGATGCCATTAAAAGTATTGTCGAAGCCCTTGATATTCCGGTGCAAGTGGGCGGTGGTCTGCGGAATGTGGCCAGTGTTGAGCGGTTATTTGAGGTCGGAGTAGAACGCGCGATTATTGGTACGGCCGCGGTAGAGAATCCTGAGCTGGTAACGGAACTCTGTGGGAAATATCCGGGACGGATTGCGGTGGGTATCGATGCGCGTAATGGCAAGGTAGCGACGAAGGGCTGGCTTGAGACATCGGAGGTGATGGCGACGGATCTGGCTCAGCGTATGGCAACTCAAGGGGTGGCGGCGATTATTTATACGGATATTCATCGGGATGGCACTATGGCTGGCCCGAATATTGACTCTCTCCGGGAGTTGGCTGCAACTATTGATATTCCGGTGATTGCGTCGGGGGGGGTTAGCTCCCAAGCAGATCTGGTTAATTTGGTGGCTCTTGAGGGTCTTGGTGTCACTGGTGCTATTGTCGGACGGGCAATTTATACGGGTGATGTGAATCTAACGGCAGCGATTAAGGCGGTGGGTTCTGGACGACTCCAAGATATTTTGCCTAATGATGGTACGGCGATCGCCTAA
- a CDS encoding lysozyme, with protein sequence MFTIRATANTFLKREPISASQLSDAYKRFSRKGTEWNVDSHSTAADDHLKIELAYGAGTWYAYRPHWSGFPTVAAPSPSPDLLTIQATQDTYLKREVTSSSALPTAYKKLSKKGTEWQVEKFTTAANDHIQIELAYGSGTWFVYRPHWGGFPNSNPPTPEPNMITIRATQDTYLKREIKPSSALSDAYKKLNKKGTEWQVEKFTEEAADHIKVELAYGSGTWYVYKLHWDGFPGAAAVTEPVDLGSATSSSNIDSVPVCGMDLIKKFEGIELHAYPDPLTGGDPWTIGYGSTFYESGVKVKKGDTITKEQAEKELINNCKKSFMPHLEKIPHFNEMDDYQKGALLSFAYNLGARFYGATNFETITRTLKNKDWGYMRKALVLYRNPGSNVEAGLLRRRNAEADVWFTNVKEDK encoded by the coding sequence ATGTTTACTATCCGCGCCACTGCAAACACCTTCCTCAAACGAGAACCCATCTCCGCATCCCAACTGTCAGATGCCTACAAAAGATTCTCCAGAAAAGGCACAGAATGGAACGTCGATAGCCATAGCACCGCAGCAGATGATCACCTCAAAATCGAGCTAGCCTATGGTGCAGGCACATGGTATGCCTACCGCCCCCATTGGTCAGGTTTCCCAACAGTCGCAGCACCATCACCCAGCCCAGATTTACTCACCATCCAAGCAACCCAAGATACCTATCTCAAAAGAGAAGTCACATCATCCTCAGCACTCCCCACCGCCTACAAAAAACTGTCCAAGAAAGGCACGGAATGGCAAGTCGAAAAATTCACCACAGCAGCCAACGACCATATCCAAATAGAACTGGCCTATGGTTCCGGCACATGGTTTGTTTATCGACCTCACTGGGGCGGCTTTCCCAACTCAAACCCTCCTACACCAGAACCAAACATGATTACCATTCGCGCGACCCAAGACACCTACTTAAAACGAGAAATTAAACCCTCTTCCGCATTGTCCGATGCCTATAAAAAACTGAACAAAAAAGGCACAGAATGGCAAGTCGAAAAATTCACCGAAGAAGCAGCCGACCATATCAAAGTCGAGCTTGCTTACGGTTCTGGCACTTGGTATGTATACAAGCTCCACTGGGATGGCTTTCCCGGAGCAGCAGCAGTCACAGAGCCAGTAGACCTAGGCAGTGCAACTAGCAGCAGCAACATTGACAGTGTCCCGGTCTGCGGTATGGATTTAATCAAAAAATTTGAAGGCATCGAGCTCCATGCCTATCCCGACCCCCTCACAGGCGGCGACCCATGGACAATCGGCTACGGCTCCACATTTTATGAAAGCGGTGTAAAGGTCAAAAAAGGTGACACTATCACCAAAGAACAAGCCGAGAAAGAACTTATCAATAACTGCAAAAAATCCTTTATGCCGCACCTCGAAAAAATCCCCCACTTCAACGAGATGGACGATTATCAAAAAGGTGCACTCCTGTCCTTTGCCTACAACCTTGGTGCTCGTTTCTACGGCGCAACCAACTTTGAAACCATTACCCGCACCCTAAAAAACAAAGATTGGGGATACATGCGTAAAGCCTTGGTGCTCTATCGCAATCCCGGCTCAAATGTCGAAGCTGGTTTGCTCCGCCGTCGTAATGCAGAAGCAGATGTGTGGTTTACCAATGTTAAAGAAGATAAGTAA
- the argC gene encoding N-acetyl-gamma-glutamyl-phosphate reductase, translating to MSNTAQVSVGIVGASGYGGVQLVRLLHDHPSVELVYLGGNSSAGKPYAELYPHVGHRINMTIEPIDLNVIAERCEVVFLGLPNGLACKFAPELVAKGCKVLDLSADYRFENLETYKTWYKTERTDQDTNAIAVYGLPELYREEIAQAQLIGCPGCYVTASLLALSPLFKQGLIQPETAIIDAKSGTSGGGRQGKINLLLAEADASLGAYGVASHRHTPEIEQTCSKLASQDIRVQFTPHLIPMPRGILATVYATLRDPGLVRDDLLTIYNAFYRASPCVEILPNGVYPQTKWACGTNLCYLGVEVDHRTGRVIVMSAIDNLLKGQSGQAVQCMNIMMGWEETLGLPQLAFYP from the coding sequence ATGAGTAACACAGCACAAGTTTCAGTCGGTATTGTCGGTGCATCAGGTTATGGTGGCGTTCAGTTAGTGCGCCTACTGCACGATCACCCTAGTGTCGAGTTGGTTTATCTCGGCGGCAATAGCAGTGCTGGGAAGCCCTATGCTGAGCTATATCCCCACGTTGGTCATCGCATCAATATGACCATTGAACCCATCGACCTTAATGTCATTGCTGAGCGCTGTGAGGTGGTGTTCCTCGGTTTACCGAATGGTCTTGCTTGTAAGTTTGCGCCGGAACTGGTGGCAAAGGGCTGCAAGGTTTTGGATTTGTCGGCGGACTATCGTTTTGAAAATTTAGAAACTTATAAGACTTGGTATAAGACAGAACGCACGGATCAAGATACTAATGCGATCGCCGTCTACGGTTTACCTGAGCTGTATCGCGAAGAAATTGCCCAAGCACAGTTAATTGGCTGTCCCGGCTGCTATGTAACAGCTAGTTTATTGGCTCTATCGCCTTTATTTAAGCAAGGTCTCATTCAACCAGAAACCGCCATCATTGACGCAAAATCTGGCACATCCGGCGGTGGTAGACAGGGCAAAATCAATTTACTTTTAGCAGAGGCTGACGCTTCCCTCGGAGCCTATGGTGTCGCTTCCCACAGACACACCCCAGAAATTGAACAGACCTGCAGCAAACTCGCCAGCCAAGATATTCGCGTTCAGTTTACGCCCCATCTGATCCCGATGCCCCGTGGCATCCTCGCCACTGTCTATGCAACGCTGCGCGATCCGGGTCTAGTACGGGACGATTTGCTCACCATTTATAATGCGTTTTACCGCGCTTCCCCCTGCGTTGAAATTTTGCCCAACGGCGTTTATCCCCAAACAAAATGGGCCTGTGGCACAAATCTTTGTTACCTCGGCGTTGAAGTTGACCACCGTACTGGTCGCGTGATTGTCATGTCGGCGATCGATAATTTGCTTAAGGGTCAGTCTGGTCAAGCTGTTCAGTGCATGAACATTATGATGGGCTGGGAAGAAACCCTCGGTTTACCCCAACTAGCCTTTTATCCCTAA
- a CDS encoding ExbD/TolR family protein yields the protein MQLPEDGDRPLSINLVPMIDVIFSILAFFILSTLFLIPSEGLDIDLPEALRAASQSQKSLKVGINAQGQIRFQQRDVALEELVSLVTAELGETQTQLIIQADTEVSHGRVVAVMDALREIPDLKLAIATTSPQ from the coding sequence ATGCAGTTACCGGAAGATGGCGATCGCCCCCTTAGTATTAATCTTGTGCCGATGATCGATGTGATTTTTTCGATTTTGGCATTTTTTATTCTGTCGACTTTGTTTCTCATTCCCTCGGAAGGGCTGGATATTGATCTCCCTGAGGCCTTGCGCGCTGCCAGTCAGTCACAAAAATCTTTGAAAGTTGGTATCAATGCCCAAGGACAAATCCGCTTCCAGCAACGGGATGTTGCGTTAGAAGAGCTTGTGTCTTTAGTGACGGCAGAATTGGGTGAAACCCAGACCCAGCTAATCATTCAAGCGGATACTGAGGTGAGTCATGGGAGAGTTGTGGCCGTAATGGATGCGCTACGGGAAATTCCTGATCTTAAGTTGGCGATCGCCACCACATCCCCCCAGTAG
- a CDS encoding sensor histidine kinase: protein MFWIALLIGLSSACVICCAWQLRQQQQVKRMLYSYSDRPAEATSFAPLSSVRRELKNLYLEKQDLQKEIDQCYKIFNTFPCGYLHIDSDNQLLWCNEKARELLHLNRWQPGEVRLLLELVRSYELDRLIEQTRANQLSQTRSWEFHPSHDAQTRADSQGNSVHLRGSTLPMGSGDVGVFLEDEESLYIVKQAQEKLLSDLTHELRTPLTAMRLITETLSPRLQGQEQKWSQQLLGEINRLYYLVQDWLELSRLATHPHQVLSQQTFDLVLLIHEVWEKLVPIAAQKQITLHYVGDDSLTVEGDRDRLTQVFLNLFDNAIKYNPLGHPIHVKVQHNDRINIATIEVIDQGTGFIAEDLPYVFERLYRGDQARVRQPKLSNFSKGSGLGLAIVQQIVASHHGEIMARNHPELGGAWLQIKLPMIWPKGDLDT from the coding sequence ATGTTTTGGATTGCACTACTAATTGGGTTAAGTTCCGCTTGTGTCATTTGTTGTGCCTGGCAGCTACGTCAACAACAACAAGTGAAACGAATGCTGTATTCCTATAGCGACCGTCCCGCCGAAGCGACCTCCTTTGCCCCTTTATCTTCGGTGCGGCGTGAACTAAAAAACCTTTATCTCGAAAAGCAAGATCTGCAAAAAGAAATTGACCAATGCTACAAAATCTTTAATACCTTTCCCTGCGGTTATTTACACATTGATAGCGACAATCAACTCCTGTGGTGCAATGAAAAAGCCCGTGAGCTGCTCCACCTCAACCGTTGGCAGCCCGGAGAAGTACGATTATTACTAGAGTTGGTGAGATCCTATGAGCTAGATCGACTGATCGAACAAACACGCGCCAATCAATTGTCCCAAACACGCTCTTGGGAATTTCATCCCAGCCATGATGCCCAAACCCGCGCCGATAGCCAAGGGAATTCTGTACATCTACGGGGATCCACCTTACCGATGGGATCCGGCGATGTGGGTGTGTTTCTAGAAGATGAAGAATCCTTATACATCGTTAAACAGGCCCAGGAAAAATTATTATCCGACCTGACCCACGAGCTGCGCACACCACTCACGGCGATGCGCCTAATTACAGAGACCTTATCCCCTCGGTTGCAGGGACAAGAACAAAAATGGTCACAACAATTACTAGGAGAAATCAACCGCCTTTACTATTTGGTGCAAGATTGGCTCGAGCTCAGCCGCTTAGCGACCCACCCCCACCAAGTCCTGAGCCAACAAACCTTTGATTTGGTTTTACTTATCCATGAGGTGTGGGAAAAATTAGTGCCGATCGCCGCCCAAAAGCAAATCACCCTTCATTATGTCGGCGATGATAGTCTCACAGTGGAAGGCGATCGCGATCGCCTAACGCAGGTTTTTCTAAATCTGTTTGACAATGCGATCAAATACAATCCCCTTGGGCATCCTATCCATGTCAAAGTGCAGCACAACGACAGGATAAACATTGCAACCATCGAAGTCATTGATCAAGGGACAGGTTTCATCGCTGAAGATTTGCCCTATGTATTTGAACGTTTATATCGGGGCGACCAAGCGCGAGTCAGACAGCCAAAGTTGTCCAACTTCAGTAAAGGTAGTGGTTTAGGACTGGCGATCGTCCAACAAATTGTGGCATCACACCATGGTGAAATTATGGCGCGCAATCATCCAGAGCTTGGGGGCGCATGGTTGCAAATCAAATTACCCATGATTTGGCCTAAGGGTGATCTTGATACTTGA